One stretch of Weissella koreensis KACC 15510 DNA includes these proteins:
- a CDS encoding universal stress protein, producing the protein MSGLNFDVEPNQFKTILVGVDESEQGYFALINAVHQAREDDSKLVIATVLEMGDLSTLEAMSLSLVKEKRDEYQANLERYRDYAHSKGVKDVEVVFEDGAKAGDILVHEIAPKVQADLIVVGAHSHEGFWDSLGSQAAYVSRHARVSTLVARQLYRH; encoded by the coding sequence ATGAGTGGATTAAATTTTGATGTTGAACCAAACCAATTTAAAACAATTTTAGTAGGTGTGGATGAGTCAGAACAAGGATATTTCGCCCTTATCAATGCGGTGCATCAAGCTCGCGAAGATGATTCAAAGTTAGTTATCGCAACAGTTCTAGAGATGGGAGACCTTTCAACTCTTGAAGCTATGTCATTATCATTAGTGAAAGAAAAACGTGACGAATATCAAGCCAATCTGGAACGTTACCGTGATTATGCCCATTCCAAAGGTGTTAAAGATGTTGAAGTGGTCTTTGAAGATGGAGCCAAAGCTGGTGATATTTTAGTCCATGAAATTGCGCCTAAGGTTCAGGCTGACTTAATTGTGGTGGGAGCTCATTCGCATGAAGGATTCTGGGACTCACTAGGATCGCAAGCAGCTTATGTCTCTAGGCATGCACGAGTTTCAACTTTGGTTGCACGTCAACTATATCGGCACTAA
- the rapZ gene encoding RNase adapter RapZ: protein MHKPELVVITGVSGAGKTVAMRAFEDLNYFTTDNLPAEMLPNYWALMQKQDPTVNAAVVIDLRSEQIFANLSQIVQNMLNQNQDQAYRLKILFLDASDGELVARYKETRRHHPLSDGSGTLDDIKKERNLLDDIKGLATEVIDTSNFGPRELRKTILRNYGDQVAHSNLFKVQVMSFGFKYGAPLDADLVIDVRFLDNPYYIPKLRNQTGIDDEVYKYVWKSDGADEFYQKELGVLEWSLPRYKAEGRSILTIAFGCTGGQHRSVAFAHRTAKMLQDAGWPVTEYHRDMQRRKDNGQQV, encoded by the coding sequence ATGCATAAACCAGAATTAGTCGTTATAACTGGTGTTTCCGGAGCTGGTAAAACGGTCGCAATGCGGGCGTTTGAAGACTTAAATTATTTTACAACGGATAACCTCCCAGCTGAGATGTTGCCTAATTATTGGGCGCTCATGCAAAAACAAGATCCAACAGTGAATGCTGCAGTGGTTATTGATTTACGTTCAGAACAAATATTTGCTAATTTAAGTCAAATTGTTCAAAACATGTTGAATCAAAATCAGGATCAGGCATATCGATTGAAAATTTTATTTTTAGATGCCTCCGATGGAGAATTGGTTGCACGTTATAAAGAAACACGCCGTCACCATCCGCTGAGTGATGGGTCTGGGACTTTAGATGATATTAAAAAGGAACGGAATTTATTAGATGATATTAAAGGACTAGCAACCGAAGTTATAGATACGTCTAATTTTGGGCCACGTGAGTTACGCAAAACAATTTTACGTAACTACGGAGATCAAGTTGCTCATTCTAATTTATTTAAAGTTCAGGTAATGAGCTTTGGATTTAAGTATGGAGCTCCCTTAGATGCTGATTTGGTGATTGATGTTCGCTTCTTAGATAATCCCTATTACATTCCTAAATTACGAAATCAAACAGGAATTGATGATGAAGTTTATAAGTATGTTTGGAAATCAGATGGAGCTGATGAATTTTATCAAAAAGAATTAGGCGTCTTGGAATGGTCGTTACCACGTTATAAAGCTGAAGGACGTTCAATTTTAACGATTGCTTTTGGATGTACTGGGGGGCAACATCGATCAGTTGCTTTTGCACATCGAACTGCGAAAATGTTACAAGATGCAGGTTGGCCGGTTACTGAATACCATCGTGATATGCAGCGGCGGAAAGATAATGGCCAACAAGTATGA
- a CDS encoding Nramp family divalent metal transporter translates to MVEASKKHHMIEDAGDDLSLEEVNGSVEASMSGSFWHKLAAFSGPGALVAVGYMDPGNWVTSVGGGAQYHYLLLSIILISSLIAMLLQHMAGKLGMVKQEDLAQATRARTGKKTGIALWIMTELALMATDIAEVIGGAIALHLLFGWSMIASVLTTALDVFLLLLLMKFGFRKIEAIVMTLILTILAIFAYLVILSQPDIAAMFKGYLPSLQTMNNSHAMGGGETRLMLSLGIIGATVMPHNLYLHSSISQTRKIDRENKGELKEAVRFMTWDSNIQLSLAFVINSLLLILGAALFFGHADQVGTFGAMYNALQDNTIAGAVASPVLSTLFAVALLASGQNSTITGTLTGEVIMQGFLHLKVPMWLRRLVTRGLALLPVIIFTLMYGGNEAKLDQLLIYSQVFLSVALPFAMAPLIYFTSSKKIMGEEFVNPKWMIILAWLIFIVLTGLNIQLVIDIFGKIIALF, encoded by the coding sequence ATGGTCGAAGCTAGTAAGAAGCATCACATGATTGAAGATGCTGGGGATGATTTGAGCTTAGAGGAAGTCAACGGTTCCGTTGAAGCCTCAATGTCTGGATCCTTTTGGCATAAGTTAGCTGCTTTCTCTGGACCTGGTGCACTGGTTGCAGTGGGCTATATGGATCCTGGAAACTGGGTAACCTCTGTAGGTGGTGGGGCGCAATATCACTACCTACTGTTATCAATTATTCTAATTTCGTCGCTAATTGCGATGCTATTGCAACATATGGCTGGAAAGCTAGGAATGGTTAAGCAGGAAGACTTAGCACAAGCCACACGAGCTCGAACTGGTAAAAAAACCGGAATCGCACTTTGGATTATGACAGAGTTGGCCTTAATGGCGACTGATATTGCTGAAGTTATTGGGGGAGCGATCGCCTTACACTTGTTGTTTGGTTGGTCAATGATTGCCTCAGTTTTGACAACTGCACTAGATGTATTCTTATTGCTATTATTAATGAAGTTCGGTTTCCGTAAAATCGAAGCAATTGTCATGACTTTGATTCTAACAATTTTAGCCATCTTTGCTTACCTTGTTATTTTGTCACAACCCGATATTGCGGCCATGTTTAAGGGTTACTTACCATCATTACAAACGATGAATAATTCGCATGCTATGGGTGGTGGTGAAACACGTTTGATGTTGAGCTTGGGAATTATTGGAGCAACAGTTATGCCCCATAATTTGTATCTTCATTCTTCAATTTCACAAACTCGTAAGATTGATCGAGAAAACAAGGGTGAATTAAAAGAAGCAGTACGCTTCATGACTTGGGATTCAAATATTCAATTGTCATTAGCCTTTGTAATTAATTCATTACTTTTGATTCTAGGGGCTGCACTTTTCTTTGGCCATGCTGATCAAGTTGGAACCTTTGGCGCTATGTATAACGCCTTACAAGATAATACGATTGCTGGGGCGGTTGCCTCACCAGTCTTGTCAACTTTGTTTGCCGTTGCTTTGTTAGCTTCAGGTCAAAATTCAACAATTACGGGAACTCTAACTGGAGAAGTTATCATGCAAGGATTCTTGCATTTGAAGGTTCCAATGTGGCTCCGACGTTTGGTAACGCGTGGATTGGCTTTGTTGCCAGTTATTATCTTCACACTTATGTATGGCGGAAATGAAGCTAAGCTAGATCAACTTCTGATTTATTCACAAGTATTCTTGTCGGTTGCATTACCATTTGCGATGGCACCGTTGATTTACTTTACTTCATCAAAGAAGATCATGGGTGAAGAGTTCGTTAATCCAAAGTGGATGATCATCTTAGCATGGTTAATATTCATTGTTTTGACAGGATTAAATATTCAACTTGTAATTGATATTTTTGGAAAAATCATTGCACTGTTTTAA
- a CDS encoding D-alanine--D-alanine ligase family protein gives MSEKLNVAMLFGGNSSEHDVSKRSAHNIYDAMDKEKYNVTIFLISKAGYVMNPEVSWRVFEGEDEDPIVAEAMKDLDTTSPLAPIINLGKVDQIDLFYPVVHGNLGEDGTLQALFRLLQKPYIGAGTAASAMSFDKDLTKRILDHAGVRNTKYVLLTDLNSQEYSYEKLVAELGTDVLFVKAAKQGSSVGIARVTNEAEYQQGLKEAFQYDYKVLVEAGLKRPREVFISVLGNEHPRVSKIGGIVLPENDEWYDYNNKFVDASGMVFELPAELPEATVKEIETMALKAYRALGLVGLTRMDFMLDEDGTPYLGEPNTLPGFTNISLYPQMWQVSGISYSELIDEIINYGLAEFKRNAALSYDFVSLGEEHVGEKKYNADVKE, from the coding sequence ATGAGCGAAAAATTAAATGTGGCGATGTTATTTGGTGGTAATTCATCAGAACATGATGTTTCAAAACGTTCTGCACATAATATCTATGATGCAATGGATAAAGAAAAATATAATGTAACGATCTTTTTGATCTCAAAAGCTGGTTATGTTATGAACCCAGAAGTTTCATGGCGGGTGTTTGAGGGTGAAGATGAAGACCCAATTGTGGCTGAAGCTATGAAGGATTTAGATACGACAAGTCCATTGGCTCCAATTATTAATTTAGGTAAAGTTGATCAAATTGATCTTTTCTACCCAGTAGTTCATGGAAACTTAGGGGAAGATGGAACTTTGCAAGCCCTTTTCCGTTTGTTACAAAAGCCTTATATTGGGGCTGGAACAGCTGCCTCTGCGATGTCCTTTGATAAGGATTTGACGAAGCGAATCTTAGATCATGCTGGAGTTCGCAATACTAAGTATGTTTTGTTGACGGACTTAAATAGTCAAGAATATTCATATGAAAAATTGGTAGCGGAACTGGGAACGGATGTTTTATTCGTTAAGGCGGCTAAACAAGGGTCATCAGTTGGAATTGCACGGGTAACGAATGAGGCTGAATATCAACAAGGCCTAAAAGAAGCCTTCCAATATGACTATAAGGTTTTGGTGGAAGCTGGGTTAAAGCGTCCACGTGAAGTCTTTATCTCTGTTTTGGGAAATGAACATCCTCGTGTTTCAAAAATCGGAGGAATTGTTCTACCCGAAAATGACGAATGGTATGATTATAATAATAAATTCGTGGATGCTTCAGGGATGGTTTTTGAGTTACCAGCTGAGTTACCAGAAGCAACTGTCAAAGAAATTGAAACGATGGCCTTAAAAGCATACCGTGCATTGGGCTTGGTTGGATTGACGCGAATGGATTTCATGTTAGATGAAGATGGAACCCCATACTTGGGTGAACCAAATACCTTACCAGGCTTCACTAATATTTCACTTTACCCTCAAATGTGGCAAGTTTCAGGAATTAGCTATTCAGAATTAATTGACGAAATTATTAATTATGGTTTGGCTGAATTTAAACGAAATGCTGCTCTATCATATGATTTCGTTTCATTGGGTGAAGAACATGTTGGTGAGAAAAAATATAACGCCGATGTGAAAGAATAA
- a CDS encoding gluconeogenesis factor YvcK family protein: protein MSTKIEQSIANNNGKVVVIGGGTGQSVLLNGLRAYPLDLTAIITVADDGGSSGTLRDYLRMVPPGDIRNVMATLSNASNDFLHLFQYRFKSDAGFLANHTIGNLMIAALAQENQDISAAIKILSQMMDVQGHVYPVVNDPLTLCATFTDGTTISGEAEITHAHKKIERIWVEDVDGSEPKSEPEVINAILGADVIVLGPGSLYTSILPNISIPNVASALRITPARIIYISNIMTQKGETDDFSDSDHLRVLNKHIGANVIDTVIMNSGLVPEDYIDWQRWDEISHQVKSDPEEVRKQGAVPIMGNLIELRDEGVFHDAQKIAELLYTIIKDPGTGKDSL from the coding sequence ATGAGTACAAAAATAGAGCAATCCATTGCTAATAATAATGGGAAAGTAGTAGTTATTGGTGGAGGAACCGGACAATCAGTTCTACTTAATGGTTTACGGGCTTATCCTCTAGATTTAACAGCGATTATTACGGTTGCTGATGACGGCGGTTCTTCAGGGACACTACGGGATTATTTAAGGATGGTACCACCTGGAGATATTCGTAATGTCATGGCAACTTTATCGAATGCTTCTAATGATTTTTTACATCTTTTTCAATATCGCTTTAAGAGTGACGCCGGATTTTTAGCTAATCACACCATTGGTAATCTTATGATTGCTGCCTTGGCCCAAGAAAACCAAGATATTAGCGCCGCGATCAAGATATTGTCTCAGATGATGGACGTGCAAGGACATGTTTATCCGGTTGTGAATGATCCATTGACCTTATGCGCTACATTTACCGATGGAACCACAATCAGTGGTGAAGCTGAGATTACACACGCTCATAAAAAAATTGAAAGAATTTGGGTTGAAGACGTTGATGGCTCAGAACCAAAATCAGAGCCAGAAGTCATCAATGCTATTTTGGGCGCAGATGTGATTGTTTTAGGACCAGGTTCTTTATATACTAGTATTTTACCGAATATTAGTATTCCAAATGTAGCCTCAGCTTTAAGAATTACTCCTGCTAGAATCATCTATATTTCTAATATTATGACTCAAAAAGGTGAAACTGATGATTTTTCAGATAGTGATCATTTACGTGTCTTAAATAAACATATTGGAGCTAATGTGATTGATACCGTAATTATGAATTCCGGATTAGTTCCTGAAGATTATATTGACTGGCAAAGATGGGACGAAATTTCGCATCAGGTAAAATCTGATCCTGAAGAAGTGCGTAAGCAAGGTGCAGTTCCAATTATGGGTAACTTGATTGAACTGCGTGATGAAGGGGTCTTTCATGACGCCCAAAAGATTGCTGAATTATTATATACAATCATCAAAGATCCGGGGACGGGAAAAGATTCCTTGTAA